One stretch of Corallococcus soli DNA includes these proteins:
- a CDS encoding extracellular solute-binding protein codes for MKWRTLLCPVVLVLSACSESPDPEPTPRRPLKAVLFPYIPDSAGDSFASLEQRLEADFERAHPDIDLDVVFDANLDVYDLNEGGTLNQLLGAGEGAAQVVEVDTLLLGSLVSKGWIQPVALEAGVTHPAAEEAVRISGQDYGVPTYLCTKVVYSRSTNIRSATDGASLVRILREVSPGKRPLAMNLDGSWTLPASYLDAWADTHPGDALARAISLPLDSPTMGAFAEVVDSCALEAGVNPCLDGTYADNSVAEDAFAAEQANGFMGYTERLFYILKAQPSMPLPEVISVPFGTGSAPAVFVDALVLNASCTGTCAEDARTFTKFMQAPETRSLIAFSEDGPQGTRPRYLLQASRAFYQQEPARSDPMYQKYEPILSGARPYPSQHFPENRKALQAALLEALQ; via the coding sequence ATGAAGTGGAGAACCCTGCTCTGTCCTGTCGTCCTTGTTCTGAGCGCCTGCTCGGAGTCCCCTGACCCCGAGCCCACCCCGCGACGTCCGCTGAAGGCCGTCCTGTTCCCATACATCCCTGACTCCGCGGGGGACAGCTTCGCCAGCCTGGAGCAGCGGCTTGAGGCGGACTTCGAGCGGGCCCATCCGGACATCGACCTGGACGTCGTGTTCGACGCCAATCTGGATGTCTATGACCTGAACGAAGGGGGAACGCTGAACCAGCTCCTCGGGGCGGGGGAGGGGGCCGCCCAGGTGGTGGAGGTGGACACGCTGCTGCTGGGCTCGCTCGTGTCGAAGGGGTGGATCCAGCCCGTCGCGCTGGAGGCGGGCGTCACGCATCCCGCGGCCGAGGAGGCCGTCCGCATCTCCGGTCAGGACTACGGCGTGCCCACCTACCTGTGCACCAAGGTCGTCTATTCGCGGAGCACGAACATCCGGTCCGCCACCGACGGCGCCTCGCTGGTTCGGATCCTCCGTGAGGTGTCTCCCGGCAAGCGCCCGCTGGCGATGAACCTCGACGGGAGCTGGACGCTGCCTGCCTCGTACCTGGACGCCTGGGCGGACACGCATCCGGGGGACGCACTGGCCCGCGCCATCTCCCTGCCGCTGGACTCACCGACGATGGGCGCGTTCGCGGAGGTCGTCGACAGCTGCGCGCTCGAGGCGGGCGTCAATCCGTGCCTGGATGGCACCTACGCTGACAACTCGGTGGCGGAGGATGCCTTCGCCGCGGAGCAGGCCAACGGCTTCATGGGCTACACCGAGCGCCTGTTCTACATCCTGAAGGCCCAGCCCTCCATGCCGCTCCCGGAGGTCATCTCGGTGCCGTTCGGCACGGGCTCGGCTCCCGCGGTGTTCGTGGATGCGCTGGTGCTCAACGCGAGCTGCACCGGGACGTGCGCGGAGGACGCCCGGACCTTCACGAAGTTCATGCAGGCCCCGGAGACGCGCAGCCTCATCGCCTTCAGCGAGGATGGCCCCCAGGGCACCCGGCCCCGCTACCTGCTCCAGGCCAGCCGCGCCTTCTATCAGCAGGAGCCCGCGCGCTCCGACCCCATGTACCAGAAGTACGAACCCATCCTGAGCGGAGCACGGCCCTATCCCAGCCAGCACTTCCCCGAGAACCGGAAGGCGCTCCAGGCCGCCCTGCTCGAAGCGCTCCAGTGA